One window from the genome of Salvia splendens isolate huo1 chromosome 9, SspV2, whole genome shotgun sequence encodes:
- the LOC121747826 gene encoding 1-aminocyclopropane-1-carboxylate oxidase 1-like, producing the protein MEMKMEIPVIDFSKLETSETMALLHEACENWGFFMIENHNVDMEVMEKVKAQTKAHYEQAMKPAFLASETAKSLSSTKNEYIHDRDWESSFFIWHHPDSTTTALPNCLRQLMEEYISQLMRLAEKLSELMCQNLGIKRTHMMEAFSGCRGPSVGTKVAMYPECPRPDLMRGLREHTDAGGIILLLQDDQVPGLEFLKGGEWVKIPPSKNDRIFVNIGDQVEILSNGVYKSAVHRVMAMKEGNRLSIATFYNPAGDAVISPAADLLLPKDIRFKDYLSLYTQTKFGDKAIRFQSLKAMATNN; encoded by the exons ATGGAGATGAAGATGGAGATACCCGTGATCGACTTCAGCAAGCTCGAGACAAGCGAAACCATGGCGCTCCTCCACGAGGCCTGCGAAAATTGGGGCTTCTTCATG ATTGAGAATCACAATGTGGATATGGAGGTGATGGAGAAGGTGAAGGCGCAGACCAAGGCCCACTACGAGCAGGCCATGAAGCCCGCCTTCCTGGCCTCAGAGACCGCCAAGAGCCTCTCCTCCACCAAAAACGAGTACATCCACGACCGCGACTGGGAGAGTAGCTTCTTCATTTGGCACCACCCTGACAGCACTACCACCGCCCTCCCCAACTGCCTCAGGCAGTTGATGGAGGAGTACATCAGCCAGCTGATGAGGCTGGCTGAGAAGCTGTCAGAGCTCATGTGCCAGAATCTTGGGATCAAAAGGACCCATATGATGGAGGCCTTCTCCGGGTGCAGAGGCCCCTCGGTCGGGACCAAAGTGGCAATGTACCCAGAGTGCCCACGGCCCGACCTCATGAGGGGCCTCAGGGAGCACACGGACGCTGGAGGGATCATACTCCTCCTCCAGGACGACCAGGTCCCAGGGCTAGAGTTCTTGAAAGGCGGGGAATGGGTCAAAATCCCGCCTTCCAAGAATGACAGGATATTTGTCAACATAGGGGACCAAGTGGAGATCTTGAGCAACGGGGTGTACAAGAGCGCGGTGCACAGAGTGATGGCGATGAAGGAGGGGAACCGCCTCTCCATTGCTACATTCTACAACCCGGCTGGCGACGCCGTGATTTCTCCGGCAGCCGACCTCCTGCTCCCCAAGGATATTAGGTTTAAGGATTATCTGAGCTTATACACTCAGACCAAATTTGGGGACAAAGCCATCCGCTTTCAGTCCCTTAAAGCCATGGCCACTAACAACTAG
- the LOC121747825 gene encoding uncharacterized protein LOC121747825 translates to MRKICPNFEREDTLETVLEVPIPEEMFSPLGSNGAQRWQAMASWMKAQTADKWSSPLVVGRYNEMSFILSIVGCPILPFQIQVDRSVERAVKHASIEASTAKYIVQQYIAAMGGQAALNALSSMCVVGQVKISASEFYQGDESVKTKSNEQAGGFVLWQKNPDKWCLEMLISGSKIISGSNGNLSWRQSSNQLRPISKGPPRLLRRFLQGLDPRAAANLFIDAVCIGEKIINDEDCFILKIDTNQSTLEAQSSPKHEIIHHTIWGYFSQRSGLLVKLEDSRLLSVKTCKEDGDVFWETSTESVIEDYKLVDGVNIAHSGKTFFTVFRYGEQSANHKRELQETWKLEEVDFNVYGLKPEFFMPPTEFKLI, encoded by the exons ATGCGGAAAATATGCCCGAATTTCGAGCGTGAGGACACACTGGAGACGGTGCTGGAGGTGCCGATCCCGGAGGAGATGTTCAGCCCATTGGGCAGCAACGGGGCTCAGCGGTGGCAGGCGATGGCATCGTGGATGAAGGCTCAGACGGCTGACAAGTGGTCATCACCGCTGGTCGTGGGACGGTACAACGAGATGAGCTTCATTCTTAGCATCGTGGGGTGCCCCATCCTCCCCTTCCAGATCCAAGTGGACCGTTCCGTTGAACGTGCCGTCAAGCACGCCTCCATC GAGGCGTCGACGGCCAAGTACATCGTGCAGCAATACATAGCGGCGATGGGTGGGCAGGCGGCGCTGAATGCCCTTAGCAGCATGTGCGTTGTCGGGCAGGTGAAGATCAGCGCCTCCGAGTTCTACCAGGGGGACGAGTCCGTCAAGACCAAGAGCAACGAGCAGGCTGGCGGCTTCGTCCTCTGGCAGAAGAATCCTGACAAGTGGTGCCTAGAGATGCTCATTTCCGGCTCCAAAATCATCTCCGGTAGCAACGGGAACCTCTCTTGGAGACAGTCCTCCAACCAACTCAGGCCCATCTCCAAGGGCCCACCCCGATTACTACGCCGATTCTTACAG GGACTGGATCCACGAGCCGCGGCCAATTTGTTCATAGATGCCGTCTGCATTGGCGAAAAGATCATCAACGACGAGGATTGCTTCATACTCAAGATCGACACCAACCAGTCCACGCTGGAGGCGCAGAGCAGCCCGAAGCATGAGATCATCCACCACACCATATGGGGCTACTTCAGCCAGAGATCGGGACTCCTCGTTAAGCTCGAGGACTCGAGGCTGCTCTCTGTCAAGACCTGCAAAGAAGATGGAGACGTTTTCTGGGAGACCAGCACCGAGTCTGTCATCGAAGATTACAAGCTCGTTGACGGCGTCAACATCGCCCACAGTGGCAAGACCTTCTTCACCGTATTTCGATACGGTGAACAGTCTGCAAACCACAAACGGGAGTTGCAGGAGACATGGAAGCTTGAAGAGGTTGATTTCAACGTCTACGGATTGAAACCCGAATTCTTTATGCCTCCAACCGAATTTAAGCTGATATGA
- the LOC121746787 gene encoding uncharacterized protein LOC121746787: MVSIRFIVFLLLLHIPCFSASPRLRRRNSSFAPKSYIISFFKRLFSSSSASASSNFNPVPPPPPTRSPSSSTRSLNLTADTHPCSACSQVFQSPHFLERHRSTTHLISELPDGDENVVRIIFKTGWPDPSRIPNIDRVLKIHNSPTITSRFEEHRERVKSRAAAAGRCAADGNELLRFHCTTFACGELESGVCGRVYCSLCGIIRSGFSPKMDGISTLPTGYAAHVSMPADIEEEFGFMNIRRAVLVCRVVAGRVGCEPWEVDKEDPGFDSVLGNNEEDEILVFNPRAVLPCFVITFDRCKP, from the coding sequence ATGGTTAGCATTCGCTTCAtcgtcttcctcctcctcctccacatCCCTTGCTTCTCCGCCTCAcctcgcctccgccgccgcaacTCCTCCTTCGCTCCAAAAAGCTACATCATCTCCTTCTTCAAACGcctcttctcctcctcatccgcATCCGCATCCTCTAATTTTAACCCAGTACCACCACCACCCCCGACCCGCTCTCCATCCTCCTCCACGCGCTCCTTAAACCTCACCGCTGACACGCACCCGTGCTCCGCCTGCAGCCAAGTATTCCAATCGCCGCACTTCCTCGAGCGCCACCGCTCCACCACCCACCTCATCTCAGAGCTGCCCGACGGCGACGAGAACGTCGTGCGGATCATATTCAAAACGGGCTGGCCCGACCCATCCCGAATCCCAAACATCGACCGGGTCCTCAAAATCCACAACAGCCCGACGATCACCTCCCGCTTCGAGGAGCACCGGGAGCGCGTCAAGTCACGCGCGGCCGCGGCGGGGCGGTGCGCGGCCGATGGCAACGAGCTGCTGAGGTTCCACTGCACCACCTTCGCGTGCGGCGAGCTCGAGTCGGGCGTGTGCGGGCGGGTCTACTGCAGCCTGTGCGGGATCATCCGTAGCGGATTCTCGCCCAAGATGGACGGAATCTCGACGCTGCCGACTGGCTACGCCGCACACGTGTCGATGCCGGCGGACATCGAGGAAGAGTTCGGGTTCATGAACATCAGGCGGGCTGTGCTCGTGTGCCGGGTTGTTGCGGGTCGGGTTGGGTGCGAGCCGTGGGAGGTGGATAAGGAGGATCCAGGGTTCGATTCGGTGTTGGGAAATAACGAGGAGGATGAGATTCTGGTTTTTAATCCGAGGGCTGTGCTCCCCTGCTTCGTCATAACGTTTGATCGCTGCAAACCGTAG
- the LOC121747993 gene encoding tetraspanin-2-like, translated as MAMSNNITALLNFIALMCSVPIIAAGIWLASKPDNECIRWLRWPLVFIGIAFLLVALTGFVGAYWKKEGLLGLYLVCMFILILLLLILLVLAFVVTRPGGAYSVPGVAFREYRLGGFSGWLRDHVTSDDNWPRIRACLADSQICSQNYVSAADFFAAHLSPIQAGCCKPPMICGYEYAGATIWNGAGNVAADADCGKWSNDPSQLCYNCDSCKAGLLGNLRHEWRKVNVILIVTVVVLIWVYLIACSAYKNAQTEELFARYKQGWA; from the exons ATGGCTATGAGCAACAACATCACCGCGTTGCTGAATTTCATCGCCCTGATGTGCTCTGTCCCCATCATAGCCGCGGGCATCTGGCTGGCCTCGAAGCCCGACAACGAGTGCATCAGGTGGCTCCGCTGGCCTCTCGTCTTCATCGGAATTGCCTTCCTCCTCGTCGCCCTCACCGGCTTCGTCGGCGCCTATTGGAAGAAGGAAGGCCTCCTCGGCCTCTACCTCGTCTGTATgttcatcctcatcctcctcctcctcatcctcctcgtcctcgccttCGTCGTCACTCGCCCGGGTGGGGCCTACTCCGTCCCCGGCGTCGCTTTCCGCGAGTACCGCCTTGGAGGCTTCTCGGGCTGGCTCCGCGACCACGTCACCAGCGATGATAATTGGCCCCGGATTAGGGCCTGTTTGGCTGACTCGCAAATCTGCTCCCAAAATTACGTCTCCGCCGCTGATTTCTTCGCTGCACATCTCTCTCCTATTCAG GCCGGATGCTGCAAGCCGCCGATGATATGCGGGTATGAGTATGCAGGGGCGACAATATGGAATGGGGCAGGCAACGTGGCAGCAGATGCGGACTGTGGCAAGTGGAGCAACGACCCAAGCCAGCTGTGCTATAACTGCGATTCGTGCAAGGCTGGGTTGCTGGGGAACCTAAGGCACGAGTGGAGGAAGGTGAATGTCATACTCATCGTCACGGTGGTGGTTCTGATCTGGGTGTATCTGATCGCTTGCAGCGCTTACAAGAATGCTCAAACGGAAGAACTCTTCGCCAGATACAAGCAGGGATGGGCTTGA
- the LOC121747824 gene encoding protein EFFECTOR OF TRANSCRIPTION 2-like: MGVRSRSSASDTTTRLKREDFRRTKHDSAFSHWKILIGAFDWEDHSMGKEGVERYRTQNLPNWTSCPGVYELGVAQSGKETRKLDSASVIPVYLGQADNLRIRLQQYGRNGAHLENGCSTSKTVDCQSVFAHKGLGLFTDIFSRGLPIVYRCAPMKSKKEAEITEKQLLDRFDYAWNKGSNVSRRQDDIYKKLELLESASKFSLLAKKSLFSKQREVGIKIGNGSNTGNSSIFSRILGVRRLQARPVQSDCGEFGDNICGVATGHGSVCTSSPVAGRKRCAVHKGPRISGYSLKLDTKVRVPPNAASLKSSVETDQECNDFQDQTRRYITENRHPCEKATSKKVNLTCGFILEDGSPCKRCPVQGNKRCLEHKGRRIRRSKLSS, translated from the exons ATGGGAGTTCGATCGCGCAGCTCCGCTTCCGACACCACCACACGGCTGAAGAGAGAAGATTTCCGCCGCACCAAACACGACTCTGCTTTCTCCCATTGGAAG ATTCTAATAGGAGCTTTCGATTGGGAAGACCATTCGATGGGAAAAGAAGGAGTAGAAAGGTACAGGACGCAAAACCTCCCTAACTGGACTTCATGTCCAGGAGTTTATGAGCTCGGGGTTGCACAATCTGGAAAAGAAACCAGAAAACTGGACTCAGCTTCTGTCATTCCCGTATATCTTGGACAGGCCGATAATCTTAGGATCAGACTGCAGCAGTATGGCCGTAATGGTGCCCATTTGGAAAATGGTTGTTCAACTAGCAAGACTGTTGATTGCCAAAGTGTTTTTGCTCATAAGGGACTCGGATTGTTTACAGATATATTCTCAAGAGGGCTGCCAATCGTATATAGATGTGCTCCT ATGAAAAGTAAGAAGGAAGCCGAGATAACTGAGAAACAGCTGCTTGACAGATTTGATTATGCATGGAACAAAGGCAGCAATGTTTCACGCCGCCAAGATGATATCTACAAAAAACTTGAACTCCTTGAAAGCGCATCCAAGTTTTCTCTTCTTGCTAAAAAGTCTCTGTTCTCCAAGCAGAGGGAAGTGGGCATTAAAATCGGAAACGGCTCTAACACGGGTAATAGTTCAATATTCTCGAGAATACTTGGAGTTAGGAGGTTGCAGGCAAGACCGGTACAATCTGATTGTGGCGAGTTTGGTGATAATATTTGTGGAGTTGCCACTGGTCACGGATCTGTTTGCACTTCATCACCAGTTGCAGGAAGAAAACGATGTGCTGTGCACAAAGGGCCGAGAATCAGCGGATATAGTTTAAAGTTGGATACAAAAGTAAGAGTTCCTCCTAATGCAGCCAGCCTGAAATCTAGTGTAGAAACTGATCAAGAGTGTAACGATTTTCAAGATCAGACACGGAGATATATCACAGAGAACCGTCATCCTTGTGAGAAAGCCACTAGCAAAAAGGTTAACCTCACTTGTGGATTTATTTTGGAAGATGGTTCTCCTTGTAAAAGATGCCCTGTTCAAGGAAATAAAAGGTGTTTGGAGCATAAAGGAAGGAGGATCCGCAGATCCAAACTAAGCTCGTAG
- the LOC121747994 gene encoding 60S ribosomal protein L18-2-like yields MGIDLEAGGKCKKTKRTAPKSNDIYLKLLVKLYRFLVRRTASRFNAVILKRLIMSRVNKSPLSLSRLTQLMKTKEDKIAVVVGPVTDDIRVHDIPTMKVTALRFTERARARIEKAGGECLTFDQLALRAPLGQNTVLLRGSPKAREAVKHFGPAPGVPHSHTKPYVRAKGRKFERARGKRNSRGFRV; encoded by the exons ATG GGTATTGATTTGGAAGCCGGAGGCAAGTGCAAGAAGACCAAGCGCACCGCGCCTAAATCCAATGATATTTACCTCAAACTTCTCGTCAAG CTGTACCGGTTTCTCGTGAGGAGGACTGCGAGCCGGTTTAATGCGGTCATATTGAAGCGTTTGATCATGAGCAGGGTCAACAAATCCCCGCTTTCGCTCTCCCGGCTCACGCAGCTTATGAAGACCAAG GAGGACAAAATTGCTGTAGTTGTAGGGCCTGTCACAGATGATATCCGGGTGCATGACATCCCTACCATGAAGGTAACTGCCCTGAGGTTCACAGAAAGAGCCAGGGCCAGGATTGAGAAGGCTGGTGGAGAATGCTTGACTTTTGACCAGCTCGCACTCCGAGCTCCTCTTGGGCAAAATACG GTACTACTGAGAGGTTCTCCTAAAGCTCGTGAAGCTGTGAAGCACTTCGGTCCAGCTCCTGGTGTGCCACACAGCCACACTAAGCCTTATGTCCGAGCCAAGGGAAGGAAGTTTGAGAGGGCAAGAGGAAAAAGAAACAGCAGGGGATTCAGGGTTTga